The following coding sequences lie in one Gemmatimonadota bacterium genomic window:
- a CDS encoding alpha/beta hydrolase, protein MSNPHHRDRREFVGAAILALAGTRLGIMQGTNPAARTSSSSLSAPPLGPIRQIDAGVLNVGYAEAGPATGPVVVLLHGWPYDIWSFAEVTPLLAAAGYRVIVPYLRGFGSTSFRSRSAMRNGQPAALALDAVALMDALRIERATIAGFDWGARTAAIVAALWPDRCRGLVSVSGYLIGAQAAGGTPLPPAAELQWWYQYYFATERGRAGYEKYRKEFARLIWKLASPQWAFDDETLDRSAAAFDNPDHVDVVIHNYRWRLGLADGEAQYAAVEQRLATAPVVTVPTITLEGDANGAPHPEATAYAGKFTGRYAHRLIKGGVGHNLPQEAPRAFADAVLEVAKV, encoded by the coding sequence ATGTCGAACCCACACCACCGCGATCGCCGCGAATTTGTCGGCGCCGCGATCCTGGCCCTCGCGGGCACGAGGTTGGGAATCATGCAAGGAACGAATCCAGCGGCGCGCACCAGCAGCAGCAGCTTGTCGGCCCCTCCGCTGGGGCCGATCAGGCAGATCGATGCGGGGGTACTCAACGTCGGGTATGCCGAGGCGGGTCCGGCCACCGGCCCAGTCGTGGTGCTGCTGCACGGGTGGCCCTACGACATCTGGAGCTTTGCGGAGGTCACTCCACTTCTCGCCGCCGCAGGCTACCGAGTGATCGTCCCGTACCTGCGCGGCTTTGGCTCCACATCATTCCGGTCGAGGAGCGCAATGAGGAACGGTCAGCCGGCCGCCCTCGCGCTCGATGCGGTCGCCCTGATGGATGCACTGCGCATCGAGCGCGCGACGATCGCCGGGTTTGACTGGGGCGCCCGCACCGCTGCCATCGTGGCGGCGCTCTGGCCCGATCGATGCCGGGGGCTGGTGTCGGTGAGCGGCTACCTGATCGGCGCCCAGGCAGCAGGCGGGACGCCATTGCCACCCGCCGCAGAGTTGCAGTGGTGGTACCAGTACTACTTCGCGACGGAGCGGGGTCGCGCCGGGTACGAGAAGTATCGCAAGGAATTTGCGAGGCTCATCTGGAAGCTCGCTTCGCCGCAATGGGCGTTTGACGACGAGACGCTTGATCGCTCCGCCGCAGCGTTCGACAATCCCGACCACGTCGATGTCGTGATTCACAACTACCGCTGGCGGCTCGGGCTGGCCGACGGCGAGGCGCAGTACGCCGCCGTGGAACAGCGTCTCGCCACGGCGCCGGTCGTTACCGTCCCCACGATCACCCTGGAGGGCGATGCCAATGGCGCGCCGCACCCTGAGGCCACGGCATATGCCGGAAAGTTCACGGGCCGCTACGCGCACCGGTTGATCAAGGGCGGTGTCGGTCACAACCTGCCCCAGGAAGCTCCGCGCGCCTTCGCCGATGCCGTACTCGAGGTCGCCAAGGTCTAG
- a CDS encoding two-component regulator propeller domain-containing protein, with amino-acid sequence MSPVDTLPARAIHQLVHTSWTAKDGAPADIRALAQTREGYLWLGTDNGLFRFDGVRFVRIAPPAGDSLAGTAISSLLTTKDGSLWIVWANGKVSRQSGGKVVTFGPRDGLPPAFHLAESSRGVLLAGTAGGISRFSNGRWQDAGTAWGLAPGLEGRSIWFDRDDVMWVETVESVLYLPAGASHLVETRMVLRDRPTPAKFAQQRDGTVWMNESSRSAHTLRLATDTTYPSEVRVRATSVLIDRHGSLWIGSAGDGLRRLIDPARFKGKVILRTSADAEQFTTKDGLLSDEVTDLFEDREGDLWVASPVGLERFRQGAFTPVALPHPTHSRFVFAGRDSSLWIAAEDVAGLVRLTHQGSSMVSAGFAVTNLAQDSSGAIYSVRTHRILKLQGAGFVALPLRKIIAIDLIGMTIDPQGTIWLLDEVAGLLRLDHDRLIPVATLYEPVARRGTLSSDSKGRLWIGQLNRVALYDHGKLNLYGEAAGVPAGLVLQVFEDHAGKIWAVGEGGVSRFENGRFRSIAVRQGVPGKTVFGVAEDKSGAWWMVTRTGVLRLPPGEADRALTDSTYNIRYRTFDREDGLPGTVTVSDWGSPVTRAQDGTIWVATDSGVASVDPRGISPDRSLPVLIESVRVDGRDLSPTNPVPIPAGGRDLEIDYTATSLANPDRVQFRYRLEGEDSTWHDVGTQRRVTYNDLGPGDYRFRIAARNRDGVWDETGSAWTFRVLPPWYQTRWFQLGTVLVIVGFATGTIALVQRQRHLRAQELLRRGYEATLAERARIAQDLHDTLLQGIAGVSMQLKAAERALPDEPDLAAEMLAHVQRLTRQALREARERVMDLHETDLGQDDLAGALAAAAAELVASTGIHLAISSRGERRRVSREVEIAAIRIGREAIANAVRHAEAQRIDIVVDFAPTVLRLEVCDDGKGFTFEDGEQAQLSGHLGLSGMRSRADRLGGHCEVRPRAGGGTVVAVELPLPTGPT; translated from the coding sequence GTGTCGCCCGTCGACACCCTGCCGGCGCGCGCCATCCACCAACTCGTTCACACGAGCTGGACTGCCAAGGATGGCGCCCCGGCCGATATTCGCGCTCTCGCCCAGACTCGCGAAGGGTACTTGTGGCTTGGGACCGACAACGGCCTCTTCCGCTTCGACGGCGTTCGATTTGTCCGCATCGCACCTCCTGCGGGCGACTCGCTCGCTGGCACCGCAATCTCGAGCTTGCTGACGACAAAGGATGGCAGCCTCTGGATCGTCTGGGCCAATGGCAAAGTCAGCCGCCAGAGTGGGGGCAAAGTCGTCACCTTTGGCCCACGGGATGGCCTGCCACCCGCCTTTCATCTCGCAGAGTCGAGCCGCGGCGTACTCCTCGCCGGAACGGCGGGCGGCATCTCACGATTCAGCAACGGGAGATGGCAGGACGCCGGAACGGCGTGGGGGCTCGCACCCGGGCTCGAGGGAAGGAGTATCTGGTTCGACCGTGATGACGTGATGTGGGTCGAAACGGTTGAATCGGTACTTTACCTGCCGGCTGGTGCATCGCACCTGGTCGAGACGCGGATGGTGCTCCGCGACCGACCCACTCCCGCCAAGTTCGCCCAGCAGCGGGACGGCACCGTCTGGATGAACGAATCGAGCCGCTCCGCGCACACCCTCCGCCTTGCGACCGACACGACGTATCCGAGCGAAGTCCGCGTGCGGGCAACGAGCGTGCTCATCGATCGACACGGGAGCCTGTGGATCGGTTCCGCTGGCGACGGCCTCCGGCGGCTGATCGACCCGGCGCGTTTCAAGGGAAAAGTGATTCTCCGCACGAGCGCAGACGCCGAGCAATTCACCACGAAGGATGGGCTGCTCTCAGACGAGGTGACGGACCTCTTCGAAGACCGCGAGGGTGATCTCTGGGTTGCCTCGCCGGTCGGGCTCGAACGCTTCCGGCAAGGGGCCTTCACGCCAGTCGCCTTGCCACATCCCACGCACTCGAGATTCGTATTTGCCGGCCGTGACAGTTCGCTGTGGATTGCCGCCGAAGATGTCGCCGGGCTCGTGCGACTCACGCACCAGGGCTCGTCGATGGTCTCGGCCGGCTTTGCTGTGACCAATCTCGCACAGGACTCCAGCGGTGCCATCTACTCGGTCCGCACGCACCGCATCCTGAAGTTGCAGGGAGCGGGGTTTGTCGCCCTGCCCCTCCGGAAGATCATTGCGATCGACCTCATCGGCATGACGATCGATCCTCAGGGAACGATCTGGCTCCTCGACGAAGTGGCCGGGTTGCTCCGACTCGACCACGACCGGCTCATCCCGGTTGCCACGCTCTACGAGCCGGTGGCCCGTCGCGGCACCTTAAGCAGTGACTCGAAAGGCAGACTCTGGATCGGTCAGTTGAATCGTGTGGCGTTGTATGACCACGGCAAGCTCAACCTGTACGGCGAAGCCGCTGGTGTGCCGGCGGGGCTGGTGTTGCAAGTCTTCGAAGATCACGCCGGAAAGATCTGGGCCGTCGGCGAGGGCGGCGTGAGCAGGTTCGAAAACGGCCGATTCCGCAGCATTGCGGTGCGCCAGGGCGTGCCAGGGAAGACCGTGTTCGGCGTCGCTGAGGACAAGAGTGGAGCGTGGTGGATGGTGACCCGGACCGGAGTCTTGCGGCTCCCGCCCGGCGAAGCTGACCGTGCTCTCACCGATTCCACATACAACATTCGCTATCGGACCTTCGATCGGGAGGACGGGTTGCCGGGCACGGTGACCGTCAGCGATTGGGGTTCGCCGGTGACACGCGCCCAGGACGGCACGATCTGGGTTGCCACCGACAGCGGAGTCGCAAGCGTTGATCCCCGAGGCATCTCCCCGGACCGATCACTTCCGGTGCTGATCGAATCTGTTCGGGTCGACGGCCGCGATCTGTCGCCAACCAACCCGGTGCCGATCCCCGCCGGGGGGCGCGACCTCGAAATCGACTATACGGCGACCAGTCTGGCGAATCCGGACCGGGTCCAGTTCCGCTATCGGCTCGAAGGCGAGGATTCCACCTGGCACGACGTCGGTACCCAGCGACGTGTCACCTACAACGACCTCGGGCCGGGTGACTATCGCTTTCGAATCGCCGCAAGAAATCGCGATGGCGTCTGGGACGAGACCGGATCGGCCTGGACCTTTCGCGTCCTGCCACCCTGGTACCAGACTCGCTGGTTCCAGCTCGGCACCGTGCTGGTGATTGTCGGGTTTGCCACCGGTACCATCGCGCTGGTCCAGCGACAGCGGCATCTCCGAGCGCAAGAACTCCTGCGACGTGGCTACGAGGCCACCCTGGCCGAGCGCGCCCGCATCGCGCAGGATCTGCACGACACCCTCCTTCAGGGCATTGCCGGCGTGAGTATGCAACTCAAAGCCGCAGAGCGGGCCCTTCCAGACGAACCTGATTTGGCCGCCGAGATGCTGGCGCACGTTCAACGCCTCACCCGACAGGCACTTCGCGAAGCGCGTGAGCGCGTGATGGACCTGCACGAAACCGACCTCGGCCAGGATGATCTCGCCGGCGCCCTCGCTGCTGCTGCAGCGGAACTCGTGGCCTCGACCGGTATTCACCTCGCTATCAGTTCGCGCGGCGAACGACGCCGAGTGTCGCGGGAGGTCGAGATCGCCGCGATCCGGATCGGGCGTGAAGCGATCGCCAATGCGGTCCGTCACGCCGAGGCGCAGCGGATCGATATCGTGGTCGACTTTGCACCCACCGTGTTGCGCCTCGAGGTATGCGACGACGGCAAGGGATTCACCTTCGAGGACGGCGAGCAAGCTCAGCTCTCCGGCCACTTAGGGCTGAGCGGGATGCGCAGCCGGGCCGATCGCCTTGGCGGCCACTGCGAAGTGCGACCGAGAGCCGGGGGCGGCACCGTCGTCGCGGTAGAGCTTCCCTTGCCCACCGGCCCCACCTGA